A window of the Cannabis sativa cultivar Pink pepper isolate KNU-18-1 chromosome X, ASM2916894v1, whole genome shotgun sequence genome harbors these coding sequences:
- the LOC115702516 gene encoding glycolipid transfer protein 3: MKRKRSEVLEINGSEIRSAIEELTMLVKLININKNDAKIPTMPFLSLCNLLLLQVLDKIGPTMTVLRKDIHQNIQRVEKVVESDPSVYSNVVKILKKEETEGTSKMRTSCSRAFVWLTRSLDFTVALLQNLTKDSELNMEQAVEESYNTTLKSWHGWISWAAYKVAVKLVPEKKVFMSVLLAKEEKYETLKEEIQTLISLFAPFLEEIHSVLVLYRLDRIKTP, encoded by the exons atgaagaggaaaagatcAGAAGTATTGGAGATAAATGGGTCAGAGATAAGATCCGCCATTGAAGAGCTTACTATGCTTGTCAAGCTaatcaatattaataaaaatgatGCCAAAATCCCCACCATGCCTTTTCTTTCTCTCTGCAACTTATTACTTCTCCAAGTTCTTG ATAAGATAGGACCAACTATGACTGTTCTTAGAAAAGACATACATCAAAACATTcag AGAGTGGAAAAGGTTGTGGAATCTGATCCTTCAGTGTATTCAAATGTGGTGAAAATATTGAAGAAAGAGGAAACTGAAGGCACTTCCAAAATGAGAACTAGTTGTAGTAGAGCCTTTGTCTGGCTTACAAG ATCATTGGATTTCACAGTGGCCTTGTTACAAAACTTGACAAAGGATTCTGAGCTGAACATGGAACAAGCAGTGGAAGAGTCTTATAATACTACTCTCAAATCATGGCATGGTTGGATTTCATGGGCTGCTTATAAA GTAGCTGTAAAACTAGTGCCTGAGAAGAAAGTTTTCATGAGTGTGCTCTTggcaaaagaagaaaaatatgaaACCCTAAAAGAAGAAATTCAGACATTGATTTCTTTATTTGCTCCTTTTCTAGAAGAAATCCACTCTGTTCTG GTTTTATATCGACTAGATAGGATAAAGACTCCCTAA
- the LOC115718935 gene encoding uncharacterized protein LOC115718935, whose product MKFLGGWGSKPIVSHVVEGANPDTGELPTAVETFQKFHHKGNNWRNEYAQQAYEQMVEIAATQPAPTEDEPDEPAVDPTQYPRDLPVMTQVLGERSRHLRGFGHLPRLKGVGAKRAPATHPSAPPTVTMEQYEALQKKRFQDQFEYLSRAVPGFNLPPMDLPPLPTPGAGSSAAPGAGSSSQPPETQRNNDDDITRL is encoded by the exons atgaaatttctaggaggctggggctccaagcctattgtttcacatgttgtcgagggg gctaaccccgacacaggagaactgccaactgcggtggaaacttttcaaaagtttcaccaTAAAGGCAACAATTGGCGCAACGAGTACGCACAACAAGCTTAC gagcaaatggttgaaataGCGGCAACTCAACCAGCGCCCACTGAAGATGAGCCCGATGAGCCTGCTGTCGATCCTACACAGTACCCCCGAGACTTACCTGTTATGACGCAAGTACTCGGGGAACGATCTCGACATCTTAGAGGCTTTGGCCATCTCCCCAGACTGAAGGGAGTTGGGGCCAAAAGAGCACCTGCCACGCATCCTTCAGCCCCACCGACTGTTACAATGGAACAGTACGAGGCTTTACAGAAAAA ACGATTCCAAGATCAGTTTGAGTATCTTTCTCGAGCTGTGCCGGGTTTCAACTTGCCTCCCATGGATCTTCCACCATTGCCCACTCCTGGTGCTGGATCGTCGGCTGCTCCTGGTGCTGGATCGTCATCGCAGCCTCCCGAGACTCAGAGAAACAACGATGACGACATTACCCGCCTATAG